A window of Toxotes jaculatrix isolate fToxJac2 chromosome 11, fToxJac2.pri, whole genome shotgun sequence genomic DNA:
CAGTCAGAAGTTTGAAGCTTCCCTTGTTTCAACATGTCTTTTTTCCTTGGAGTGTGCCTCCAGGCAGAATGAcctgccctcctctctcttttgctctctctctctgcagctgtacCTGGGCATGTATCCTGATGAGCACTTCATAGAGAAGCCAGTGAAGGCGTCCATGGAGAAGTTCAGAAAGCAGCTGGCAGAGATAACCAGCTCCATCAAGAGGAGAAACGAGGGAAAGAAGCTGCCGTACTACAACATGTCCCCCGACAAAATCCCAAACAGTGTCGCTGTTTGAGGAATAAAACTCACTTATCCTGAGAGGGAAGGATGGGGCGGGCGGGGGGATTCATATCCCTGCTTAATATTTTACAAATAGCACACTGGGGTTCTGCTGATGTTGCTGACCCATCCAAATACGCTGTTAGGAAACTGTAAACTTCAGCTTTGCTTCTAAATTCTCTTCTGTCGTTTGTTTGGGTGGAAATTGGTTAAAGTGCAATTGCATGGAGGTctcaattaaaatgttttcatccacagtgtgtgttttatacttGCTCCTTACATCATTCGGCCCTGAATAAAAAGTTAAATTGCTGTACATCTGATAATACAAAGACTTCTTAAGAGCGTCACTGTCTCTAACAAATCTTGTTCAATTCAGAACACATACATGATACGTTAAGCACATACTGAAAAATACTCAAAGCATTAAAAGTAACTTAATTTTTATTTGGTTGTTCTTTTTAACTCTACATACTTTGTTCAAACATGGgaaattaaactgaaaacacatcaatatttcttttaaaaacataattactTTTACCAAATTCTTTACAATTACTATTCCAAAGTAAATTCACAGACAAACTTGTGGAATGATATCATAAGACAGGGGAACAGTCATATATGTTCAAGTCCAGTCAGTAGTAAACAAATGTAGCTTTATGCAAGTTACACTATTCCCAGACATGATTAAATTTAAGAGACAGGGTAAAGACGTGAAATGAAGAAAGTAGTTCAAGGTGGTAGAGACActaagaaagaaagtgagaaaggaaaagatgcTCTCCGAGAGAAACATGCCTGCCTGTAAGAGCGTCCTAAAGTGGCCTCAATCTTCATCAGGACTACATCAAAACTTCTGTCTCGGACTTCATGAAAGGAGCCAGCTCCTGTgagtagaaagtaataaaaaaaaaaagagagagaaaaatcacaATGTCCCATTCATCTTTAACCCTCCATCACAAGGACATTGTGTCTAAATATTCcatgttgtttttatgtgaCAAACATGTAATATTCAAACATGATGCTCTGGTTAAAGGTCTATATTCTGCGTATTTCAAACAAAATTCAACaagaaatttaaaaagcaaGAAGAAAGAGCAGGTACTCACATTAAGCTTTTTTACAACACtatactgaaataaaacacttaAGTGCAAAACAAAGAATGGAAGTGATTTTCTGGTATTAATGTCtcgggaaaaaacaaaacaaaacactaagtGTAAGTTGCATAAAATTACTAATGAAAGGggtttttaaatgaacaaattgTACTccgttttcttttaaaaataaatacaacacaaaatgaagaaataatcTTTTTATACCCAGAGGACACCCTGGACATTAAACACCGGTACATAACTATAGAATAGAATAACAACAAAAGGGTAATTGCACTTTTTATCTGTCTAATTGCACTGAGCCTCGAGGGTTTTGAAGTTTCGGAGAAGCGTCTCATTACTAGGTCTTAATCCAACTTGACACACAACAACTCCCTTGGCTCATATTATGTATTAAAATTGTATTAGACTCCAGATCTCAAGTCACCATGGGGCATATACACAAGTACAGTATGCActgaatgcaaaaaaacaaagcgCTGATTTCATTTATTGCTGCGGCTGAGCAGTAATTATCAGGTATGTAGTTGGACCATCGTTGTTCACAGACAGTGTACTGGTATCAAagacagttcttttttttttttttttttttttttttttttaaatgtgtgtgttgctggaaTGGCTGTGAAGCTCAACATGAGCCTGGCACCTCTGTGCTCCCACATACACAAAAGCACTTACAATGACTGTAAGCCCCAAAACGCAACGCCCTCAGAAATCAGCTGCTGCCTTCCTCAGACTGCACCTTCAGCTTCACACCAGCAGGTGGCCCTCCAGTCGGCTCAACAAGGAGTGCTGAGGCTTATTATGAAGCTGTCATAGGTAGCAAACATATGGACATAACGTTGCAGtttactgcaaaacaaataaccTGTTTGTTGATGAATGTAATGACCTACggtgaaaacactgacacaaaaaatGCTGGAATAATGCATAAAGCAGTGCTTATGTTgagaagtttgaaaaaaaaaaaaagaagtgttggAACAGCTTGCCTCATTTGAACCACATAAGGCCAGACATGAGAAAACCACTCAATCAAATGAGCAGGAACATGCTGGTTGTCTTGTGATTAATACCAAAATAGACATCCTCCACCATGTGAGAGACTACAGCAACAGGAAAGAAGACACTTTCACTGAAACTGAGATTTCTGCTCATGCGAAATGCTCGGTAATGATCCTAAATGTCATGTTgaaaaatcagatcttgcaCCTTATTACTCCGTGGGAGAAGTGTGTTGACATAACAGAAGAGCTGGACTGTAAATGTGTGGGTCCTGACCTGCGGAACGAACAGTAGCtgaaaacttttgacttttttgactttGAGCAGTCAAAAGTCTGCCTGTTTTTTAATCCAAACTATCTATTTGGGATCAGCCTACACTGTGGGAGCGACAGGaggacagactgaaaacaggcaGCTGCAGATTTCTCAAGGCATATCCCACGACTAAGCAAACAAATCAACATATTGAAAACTGCACATGGATTATCACACTGTAAATACTGTGTCATTTGTATGATAGAAAAACATGAGCAACGTTGTTTATGCCCAAAGGCTCTCGTTAAGGGCATGGAAATTATCTCACAATTTCCTGTGACcagtaaaaaaatgttgttgttgttgttgttgtttttttaatattttatttattttttaatcatttttaaaaaagtttacATTCTCAAAGCCTTCAGAAAGTTCATGTTGGGGTAGAGAAGTCAAGTGGCTGGAATTTCCATGATCTGCTATAGAGCTATGAGACTGACGTGTCATAGTCAAAAcccatttttgtgttttgactaaaacatttgtttctttCAGCGTGGTTCCATTTTTTAACCTCAATTCCTTTTTTGTCATCCATGGGAGGGTTtacatatatataagtatatgtGCGTACAAAGAAATGCAATgtcaaataaaacaggaaaccaataTTTCCAAGTTTGTTTGAATGTGCTCTCTCCCATGTACAACATATAAGAGTTAAttcataataaagaaaaaaaaaataggagcTAGAGAGGAAGGAacctaaaaaacaaaagtgcttCGATGCATGTCCAGATGAAGGCCTGGTCGGATCCAGACCAGAGTGGACTTGACAGACCACAGCAACAAAGATGGCAGTGGCTGGAATGTTCCAGAGATCCGATGCGCGGCGCTACATACTGATCCACAGAGGGTTAGCCCGAGACTCACAGGAggtaaaaatgaacaaatctaACAAACccacaagcaaacaaaccacGCATCAGAGATGTGTAAACCTCCAGAGCCGTTTATGAGTCTATTTGTCTCAGTCCTGCTCTCCCAGAGGTGTacatacaagtgtgtgtgtgtgtgtgtgtgtgtgtgtgtgtgtgtgtgtgtgtgtgtgtgtgtgtgtgtgtgtagagtggtATACGCCAGGCCTCTTCAGACATTTACAGAAGTCAGTAAAAACACTCCAGTCCTGTGAAAGGAAAGAGGCGAGAGTGTGGACTGAGGGTGCAGGTGGATGGAGGAAGGTCTGATAGGAGGGCTGTGGATAGAAGAAGATAGTCATGGttcgtctgtctctgtggatgGAGTTTTGGAAACATAAGATGACCAGAAGAGGACAGTGGGTCAGTCCTGGATCCGAGGACGGGGAGTGTCTGGTCGTTCCTCAGTCACTGTGGgcctgtttgtgtatgtggtCTGAGTAGGACAACCAATGGCATCGACTGAGTGGTCAGACATGGAGCACCTCCATACTgtagtcctctgtctctgtgtactGGGAGGAGTTTGTGTCCGACTGGGTGGGGGCCAGAGCCTCTTTGTTCTCCAGACTCGGCTCCATGAGAGGTGGCTTCTCCAGCGCCAGCTTTTTACACGTGTCTGGCCGGTTTTGGACGTATATAACCCGGTTGTAAGCCTTGAGTCTCCTCCATAGATGGATGTAGACTTTGCACTGGACATACATGAACACCAGTCCACCTGTAAAGCCGATGGCCACTACCACAAGCTTGGTCCAGAAAGGCCATTCCAAGATCCCTGAGGACCAGAGAATagacacaaaagaaacatgtgcacaagtcaaacacagaccagactacaaaaaaaaataatacagcaaaatacaccgatcagccacagTGTTAAAACCACCATTGCAGGGCATGCTATCCTGCTGACAGATGCCACTGTCATCAGGGAAATCGTTCCCATGAAGGGATCTACTTGGTCTGTAACAGCATTTGGGTAGGTGGTACATGGCAAAGGAACGTCCACATGAACACCAGGACCCAAGGTTTCCCAGCTGAACATTGCCCAGAGCATCACAATGCCTCTGCCTGCTTGGCTTCTTCCCATAGTGCGTCCTGCTGCCACTTCTTCCTCAGGTAAATAATGCAAATGCACCCGCAGCTCCACAAATatgattcatcagaccaggctcaGCTTCTTCCATTGCTCCATGTTCCAGTTCTGATGCTTATGTGACCACTGTAGATGCGTTTGGTGGTGGACAGGGTCTGACTGGTCTGTGGCTACACAGCCCCGTACACAGCAAGCTGCGATGCACTGTGTGTTCCCACAGCTCATAGACATCATTAACTTTTTCAGCAATTTGTGCTGCAGTAGTTCTTCCGTGGAATTGGACCACATGGACCATCCTTCGCTCGCCACACGCATCAATGAGCCTTGGGCACCCATGACCCTGTCACTGGTTCAGCAGTTGTCCCTCCTTGGACCGCCCTTTGGCAGATATGGACTACTGGACAACCCCACAAGACCTGCTGTGTTGCTAACCATCACAGTTTGCCGCTTGTCAAAGCCGCTCAGATCCTTACGCTTGTCCATTTTTCTTGCTTCAAACACATCAGCTTCAAGAACTGACTGTTCTCTTGCTGCCTAATAGAGCCCACTCCTTGGCAGGTGCTATTGTAACAAGATTATAAGTGTTGTTCACTTCACATGTCAGTGGCTTTAAcattgtggctgatcagtgtaaaACAATGTGTCCGCAGTCTAGTACATATACTTTATGTACACTCTTTAAGTTCAGGAGGtcacaaattaaaaatgcagaagCAAAAAAACAGGAGTGAAAAGAATGGCTCAATAAGCTGCTTCAAATTTGATTGCTCAGTCATTCATTCAACAGATCAACCTTTAACTACAATACTTCAATTCTTTAACTACAATAGGATTTAACATGGAAGGTGTGCAGTTGGGGAAATACAACGCAGTAGACATGATTTTTGGAAGACAAATGGACAGGACATCATTTCAGTGCGCTGTGTATTTTCAAAGAAGCAAGCAAATGTTCAAGTAAACACTGATGTTTCTGCAAATCATGTAAAGCATATTTTACATTACTCCAGACCATTCTCCTGACcgaactgtgttttttttctcattaagaCTCAATTCCTGAGACTTGAAATTTGCTGTATCTATTTccaaatattttattcaaagtAGACAAAAAATGGAAATTCCAAACTGGTTCTATCATACatacactttttttaaattgattttccCGAAAATGCATCGTATATATATCAATAGTGTGATATGAAATTACATATACAGTGATAGGAGATTTTATCCATATTCAACATGTGTAATGTAGTGCAGACTTTTCAAATCAAAAACTAACCAATGTCAGTGATATTGCTTGTGGTGTTCAAAGTGCAATTATCTAACCCAAGCAAGTTTAAAGTCTGCAAGTTGATTTTCATACTGTAGCGACGATGAATAAAAACAACTATACAGTATatcacaaaaagacaaatgacgCAGCAGGCATTACAAAATGGTTTGCAATTAATTTGCTTAACTGTGCAAAACCATTTCCATGGCTCCTGAGGCAGTTGCAGCATTTTTGCAAATTTCTAACCGCTGAAATATACGTTTTCAAGCGAGGGATAAAAAAATGAGCAATTTTGGGaagtgtaaatgtatttaacaAGCTGTAGCATcatccaaaacaaaaactaagaGGCAGAAAAGGgatcttcaaaaacaaaacaaaaaggtctATCTTCCCTGAAAATACACAGCTGACCTGTGACGCATCAGTCTTTTCATGTTGGCTATTATATTTCATGTACAGTAGTTTTATTTATGAGTGGAAGAAAAGTCCACAACTGAGTTACTGAATTCTATCTTGATGATTAATATAtgggacaaaataaaaagaaatatctcATATTAAGAGAAGAACCAACTCAAACAAGGCAAACATAATTATTATGGTATGGTAACTATGCTTATGTAGGACAGTGATAACAGTTGCTCTTTTACTGTATCTAtaactatataaataaagacaaatgtgTAATTTTCTGTGTGAGAATAAGTCCCTGAATTTACTTTAGTGCAGTATTGCAGCACTgcagtattttgttttgtttttttaaaggcagaGCAGCCGGCTGAATCAGTGCACCTGTTTCCTCTTATGAGTTCAATACGTCAGTGAGGTTTGTTTTAATCAAAACTCTCAGCCACAAAGTACAACATAGAAAAAAATAGTGTCACAGCATGTTCCTCGACTGTGTGTCTATCTGCTTCATTAGGTTGGAACATTCAGTGAGGTAGTGCGAATATAACCAGCCTTTTAAGGGTGACGAAGTATTATTTATATcctgaaataaaagcagagcagGGAAGGAAAGTGCAGTTGGAAAAGAACTGGTtacagctgacagaaaggctaacAGGGGAAATACAATTTGAAAGTCAAAAGGTCAAACTTGAAATGTTTACCTGGGATTCTTCCGGCTGCATGGGTAAAGAGAGTGTAAGTATCATGTATtaccaaagacacacaaacatttagagTGAAGTCAAATAGTACAGTTGTACACTTTACGATGCAATTCATCATGCAATCATGGGCTTCACAAATCAAAGTAGACAGTGAAATACATTTCAAGATGTATTAGATATAATTTGTGGTAATTTTtaagaaaagtcagaggaaaaaaaaacataactgcGGTTCTGTGTGACTTGGCAGAGGACCACAAGAACTGGTGAGGAACTATTTGGCATCACCATGGTGATTGAACCTGACAGCCCTCAGGGACTCTAACAAGTCTGAATCATCAGGTTGGGCTAAGTATGCACAGTCTGCTCTTCCATCTGTACGCTGGCTCAGAAGCACCAAATATGCCAGAGAGGAATGAGTGGCAGCAGACGACATGCCACCGGATGTTACAGCGGCTCATTGTTAAAACTGCCATCTCCATTTTTATCTCAGATAGTGAGAGCACAGCGCTCTGAGGATGGTGGTGTCACTCTTTCCATAACTGAGTGCTTCTGACTCCTATGGTCAGTATAGATGCAAGGAGCAGCATAGGCTCTAGGGGCCGCTAAAGGAGACTTTAAACTCCtattcttgttttgtttcctcttactctgaggttttaaaaaaatcataattcCCTACTGACTACTTGTTGGATTATTGCCTGTTGCTTTTATAGGCCACGGTTGGCAGCTGGTTCCAGGTTGGCAAACAGACataatattgtaaaaaaaaaaaaaatggtgacaaAATCTGGAAGCTTTTCATGGGCCACAACAGGCTTCTTCCCCAGGAAGTAGAGTAAACAAAGGCTGTGGGGTCTCCAAAAAGTGCCCACAAATtccttaaaggaacagtctgtCATTTTAGGAAATAGCTTAAATGGGTTGTCTCCTCATgctagatgagaagattgataccactctcttAAGACGGTGaattagcttagcacagagagtggaaatggaggaaagagctatacaaaagttacaaaatcTGCCAACCTCAAAAGCTCACCAAGCTCACTTACAAGTTACAACTCATTCGTTTCAACTATACAACAATGTCTCggctggttgcctggcaacctcacagcGATGACAAGACCACAGAACGTGATTTAGTCCTGCCAGAAAATAGCCTGGTCCAAATTACCAATGGTATAACCACACTGTTTTTACAGTCTGGTTTCTGTAAACAAACCAGATACAGTGTGTTAAATTTAGTCAGCTTTAGTGGTGCTGGTGGGCCAGTTTGATTAACTTTGTACAAAGGCAGTCTAGCAGTTTCCAGGCTTTATACTAAGCTATAGTGCGGCTGCTAGCTTCATTTTTAGTATGATGCATCATTTAAAATAAGTTACTTAAAGTAAAATAAGATCATTTTGTCTTtagacatttacattttagctCCTGTGTCCAGTTTTTGCCACAACTGGTTCTAACTACTGCTGTCACATGGCTGCCAGACCGTGCGCTCTGTTACACCAAGTCATTTTCTGTGACACCCATGAGCGCTGATAAATCATGCACAcagtcataaaaacaaacattttatccTTGTGAGGATACAAAACCTGGTTTAACCCACCTTAAGAAgtaaaaatgaagcaaaatcCCTTCACTTTATGAAAATAACCTCTCTGAAAATTTCAATCTAAAATTGGATCTGAGaaagataaatgtaaatattgatttttaaaatctcttttcttcttttcttttgtctcttaaCGTTCTCTTGTGTGTGTACTACAGGTCTAAAATCAAAgtgaactgaattgaactgaaaaaaattcattccaaaaaaattcacacatAAAACTCTTCTACACATTTGTTCGGTCTCAGCCGTGACTCTGATGCCCACTGAGCTCCTGTGAATTACGCCCACATATATTCCAATCTTAGAGAACATTTCACACTGTTTGCACTCACACCAGTGAAATAACACTACAGTTATGCAGATTTGTCgttaaatactgtacatgaatgacttggagacagaggaagattgttgatgaatggatgaacaTAACACTACATCTAACACCAGACAGTGTCGTTATATTAATTCCTatgggagtgtttgtgtgtgtcttgagtCTGTGCTGACCTTGTTTgatttcctctgctgttctgtCGATGAGAACGTAGAGTGACCACACCACGCAAGTGATGGCGATGACATGGAAGGTGACCGAACACATGATCTTCCTTCTCTCGCTTGGCGTCATCTGTAGCTTCtcccactgcagcagaggacaaaGGAAGGACATTTCAGGTGGTCAAGCAGTAGCACGTGCAGTGGAtttatgcagaaaaacaaaagcatgctTTCAAATACACACTTAACGTTTTAACTGTTGACGGCCCTGGTAGTTCTCTGGAGCAGTTCGGAGTGTGAGCTAAATATTTGATGGAGAGCATTCAGCTACTGTTAACAAGATCCAATGCTACATAATGTGTCTTGGCAGGGTGGGTaagatagaaaagaaaagtggcATGCAGCAGTGAGCACACAGAGGCCAGGTACCCTGCTGCCTGCCAGCCAGTTCAGTTAGCACACTGTAGCACCTTGTCTCTCACTGGCTGCACGATGTACCAGGAAATGAGTCCAGCGGCACAAGCAAAATACAATGTCAGCATACAAGCTATATAAGCTCTCCCAACATCCTAATGCATTACTCATGTATTAAGTGATGAAATGATTGCAGGGTCACTTTGACAAGAAAGCGGATGGGAGATGAAACCAAGCATCCTTCGATAAACACTTCATACCAAGACTGACatcctcatctcatctcatctcgaATTTCTTTGCGCGCTCCCACACACCAACAACTTCAATGTTCACCAGTGGGATTCAGAAACTATTAACAGCGGAGCATTTGTTTAAGGCCTTTTGTGTAGCTAATGAAGGGTGGAGGAATTTTAATTAGAGTGTCCTGCTATCTCCAGGCCACAGTGATTGATAAGAGCCTTTAATGGGAGTATACTGCCTCTaaaccatttgaaataaatCACAACCCCCCCCTCAACAAGTTCCGCTTATGAAAATGGCTTCAAAGCTCAGTGTCATGCTTGTGTTATCTGTGTGACAGATTGGAGAAAGCTTTTGGCATTTTCAGCTTCACGGCAAAAGAGTGATTTGAGCTTAGCTGGGACAGCTACAGCCTGAATTTATTAACTAATACGCAACTAACGAACATGAGCATTATTGGCTTCACGTTCCACTtcagacaaatacacactcatacaaattGTATCTTACCTTGCGCAGTGGTTTGAGCTTGGTCTCCATGATGAACTCATATTTACAGAGCTCGCAGCAGCGAGTGTCGGAGCTCTTGATCCACTGCTGTAGACAGGCCTGGTGGACGAAGCGCAGGCTTCCTGTGCAGTGGCATGGTGTGATCAGAGGACTCTCATCATCCCCTTCACAGTGACAAATCCTACGGGAGCCAAAGAATACAGTCAACACTAAGCTAGAGTCGCGACAGCTGTAACAGAAGGATGACAGGGGAAAGGAAagatcaaaaagaaaaaaagatggcagCCAAAGCTGACAGACAGATTTCCCCAAACTCAAGCAAACTTGAATTTTTGCAAGAGATGTCAGCAAACGTCTCTAGTAACACGTATAATAAGACAAGGTGTTTAGAAAATGCTCACACAGATATGGAAAGTACGGCATGTGGGAAGATAATTTCACAAATATAAAAGCACATTAACACCCTGAACAGAGAACCAATGCATGTCCCGCATGAATAAACCCAATCAAGACAAACTAATTTgattcaaagcacttcatctgcaaatcaaaatgacattttcagaaaataatcTTCTGCGTTCTTGCAACAGCGCAGCACAAAATTGAGCACAGCAAATCTAATCTCAGATACCCTGCAGttgtggcagcagcagtctTAGTTTGGATGTTGAACTGATGCAAGTTACTAATGATAACTGTGATaggctgacacacagagagagtgcAGACAATGTAATCAGCAGCAATGTTGTGGCATCCAATCATCAGCTTCTCAATCCTACGTTTCAGACATACCCCTACAGTCATATCAGATGACCTCAAGTAGCCCTTCACCAACACCGCCCTTCATGTTACAAGGATGAGGCTATTacttctatatatatatatacattagtggatatttgcacagttttttttttaaattatttacagATTTACTTTCAACTGTTTCAAATATTTATCACTATTAGCTATGTAATACCCATTTATCCATAACATTTAGCTGATGTAATGGATAATGGATAAATGTTATTTAGCTAGACTGCTCTTGTTGTTTGTTGACATATGCAACACCTGCAGGCACTGTTTTGCATTAACTGTAGAGgcatttacttttactttttcttcatttacttcctctgctgcaggaaaGCTGTAAATTGACCAGCTGTGTGCAGAAGTACCCCTGCTTTGGAATCACTGTAATACACCGTCACAAACCTTTGTATTTTTCATAGCTTCTCAAATCTGTTATTTGTtgcactactactactacatgTAACTGCATTTGATTTAGCAGGTGTATGTAATATTGCGTTCAGCCCCTGTAGGTGCCTGCAAAAAGTGTCTTTTGCAAGGTATTCTGGGCACAGATGAAGACAACTGGAACATTTGATTAGGTGTCTGCTGCCTCAGTGGACTGCTGGACAGGTTTTTCTCAGTGAGAAGAACCGATCAGATTTTTAA
This region includes:
- the march8 gene encoding E3 ubiquitin-protein ligase MARCH8 isoform X2; translated protein: MNMPLHQISVIPRDVTSSRVSGSGKAKDKDKQNEKPLGHSASRSSNISKAGSPTSVNAPCSFSRTSVSPSSQDICRICHCEGDDESPLITPCHCTGSLRFVHQACLQQWIKSSDTRCCELCKYEFIMETKLKPLRKWEKLQMTPSERRKIMCSVTFHVIAITCVVWSLYVLIDRTAEEIKQGILEWPFWTKLVVVAIGFTGGLVFMYVQCKVYIHLWRRLKAYNRVIYVQNRPDTCKKLALEKPPLMEPSLENKEALAPTQSDTNSSQYTETEDYSMEVLHV
- the march8 gene encoding E3 ubiquitin-protein ligase MARCH8 isoform X1 — translated: MNMPLHQISVIPRDVTSSRVSGSGKAKDKDKQNEKPLGHSASRSSNISKAGSPTSVNAPCSFSRTSVSPSSQDICRICHCEGDDESPLITPCHCTGSLRFVHQACLQQWIKSSDTRCCELCKYEFIMETKLKPLRKWEKLQMTPSERRKIMCSVTFHVIAITCVVWSLYVLIDRTAEEIKQAGRIPGILEWPFWTKLVVVAIGFTGGLVFMYVQCKVYIHLWRRLKAYNRVIYVQNRPDTCKKLALEKPPLMEPSLENKEALAPTQSDTNSSQYTETEDYSMEVLHV
- the march8 gene encoding E3 ubiquitin-protein ligase MARCH8 isoform X3; translation: MNSCWKMKIQNEKPLGHSASRSSNISKAGSPTSVNAPCSFSRTSVSPSSQDICRICHCEGDDESPLITPCHCTGSLRFVHQACLQQWIKSSDTRCCELCKYEFIMETKLKPLRKWEKLQMTPSERRKIMCSVTFHVIAITCVVWSLYVLIDRTAEEIKQAGRIPGILEWPFWTKLVVVAIGFTGGLVFMYVQCKVYIHLWRRLKAYNRVIYVQNRPDTCKKLALEKPPLMEPSLENKEALAPTQSDTNSSQYTETEDYSMEVLHV
- the march8 gene encoding E3 ubiquitin-protein ligase MARCH8 isoform X4 codes for the protein MNMPLHQISVIPRDVTSSRVSGSGKAKDKDKQNEKPLGHSASRSSNISKAGSPTSVNAPCSFSRTSVSPSSQDICRICHCEGDDESPLITPCHCTGSLRFVHQACLQQWIKSSDTRCCELCKYEFIMETKLKPLRKWEKLQMTPSERRKIMCSVTFHVIAITCVVWSLYVLIDRTAEEIKQGAGSFHEVRDRSFDVVLMKIEATLGRSYRQACFSRRASFPFSLSFLVSLPP